The Prosthecobacter dejongeii genome contains a region encoding:
- a CDS encoding DUF3147 family protein, with translation MTYYLIKLFLSAGVIVMVTEIAKRNNSAASIIHSLPLTSLLAFIWIYLETKDSALIGRHAFGTFWFVLPTLPMFLLMPWLIKKLGGFWPAFGTGIMLTILLYFLTMRLLKAAGVNL, from the coding sequence ATGACTTACTATCTCATCAAACTTTTCCTCAGTGCCGGTGTCATCGTGATGGTGACGGAGATCGCAAAGCGGAACAACTCCGCTGCCAGCATCATTCACTCCCTGCCTCTGACGTCTCTGCTAGCCTTCATTTGGATCTACCTGGAGACCAAAGATTCAGCCCTCATCGGGCGACATGCCTTTGGCACTTTTTGGTTCGTGTTGCCCACCTTGCCCATGTTTTTGCTGATGCCTTGGCTCATCAAAAAGCTTGGTGGTTTTTGGCCTGCTTTTGGGACGGGGATCATGCTCACCATCCTCCTCTACTTCCTAACCATGCGCCTGCTGAAGGCTGCGGGTGTGAATCTTTAA
- a CDS encoding TolC family protein — MSRSLLFLFCLAASSSASALSLSEIAPRVRDHHPQLKAARLAVEQARGRQLGAGRLANPTLGVQFQNESRVSPRSTEFSVDQAFPLTRRLTLEKQHSAQLVAAAELEVKDVERRLIAEARSLAVKLLALEKQRALRQQQTQLADKLSRFAKDRAAAGELSPLDAAQAQVDAQRLQLEARRLEIESVSLQGSLKPMLGIRPTEALKLTGDLPALVMPGRVPWQQRADYQLAQAKTEAAQTEAALAHARRYQDVSAGFFAAREQQDVSSRNTERTGFVGFRFSIPLPLWNRNQGEIAEKKASIERARLETEALATEITSEAETARQEMEANAALVSETRDKLLPLVKQQTDKLEKAYETGQTDLLTVLRAREQRLQLETAVLDASRDFHLARIRYDAAVGAVR, encoded by the coding sequence ATGTCACGTTCCCTTTTATTCCTTTTCTGCCTAGCGGCCAGTTCATCGGCCTCGGCCCTTTCTCTTTCTGAAATCGCCCCGCGTGTGCGGGATCATCACCCCCAACTGAAGGCTGCACGCCTGGCTGTGGAGCAGGCGCGGGGGCGCCAGCTCGGCGCAGGACGACTGGCGAATCCCACTCTGGGGGTGCAGTTTCAAAACGAGAGTCGTGTCTCCCCCCGTTCCACCGAGTTTTCAGTGGATCAGGCCTTTCCACTCACTCGCCGTCTAACCCTGGAAAAACAGCACAGCGCCCAGCTCGTCGCGGCTGCGGAACTGGAGGTGAAGGATGTGGAAAGACGCCTCATCGCTGAGGCGCGTAGCCTTGCCGTGAAGCTGCTGGCTTTAGAAAAACAGCGGGCACTGCGCCAGCAGCAGACGCAACTGGCTGACAAACTCTCCCGGTTTGCCAAAGACCGGGCAGCGGCGGGGGAACTTTCGCCCCTGGATGCGGCCCAGGCGCAGGTGGATGCGCAGCGACTGCAACTGGAGGCGCGTCGCCTGGAGATCGAGTCGGTGAGTCTTCAGGGAAGCTTAAAACCCATGTTAGGCATCCGTCCAACAGAGGCGCTGAAGCTCACAGGGGATCTCCCCGCTCTGGTCATGCCGGGTCGTGTGCCCTGGCAGCAGCGTGCAGACTATCAGTTGGCCCAGGCCAAAACCGAGGCGGCCCAGACGGAGGCGGCGCTGGCGCATGCCCGCCGTTATCAAGATGTCAGTGCCGGATTCTTTGCCGCCCGTGAGCAGCAGGATGTGAGCTCGCGCAACACGGAACGCACGGGTTTTGTAGGCTTTCGCTTTTCCATTCCTCTGCCCTTGTGGAATCGCAATCAGGGAGAGATCGCAGAGAAGAAGGCCAGCATCGAACGGGCGCGGCTAGAGACGGAAGCGCTCGCTACCGAAATCACCAGTGAAGCAGAAACGGCCCGCCAGGAAATGGAGGCCAATGCCGCTCTGGTGAGCGAGACGCGCGACAAGCTTTTACCCCTGGTGAAGCAGCAAACGGATAAGCTGGAAAAGGCCTATGAAACGGGTCAAACAGATCTCCTCACCGTGCTGCGTGCGCGGGAGCAGCGGTTGCAACTCGAAACCGCCGTCCTGGATGCCAGCCGGGACTTTCACCTCGCGCGCATCCGTTACGATGCAGCCGTCGGGGCGGTGCGTTAA